A region of Streptomyces paludis DNA encodes the following proteins:
- the drmB gene encoding DUF1998 domain-containing protein, producing the protein MSSGYFRRVGAARPSHLMYTAGVGALIDLPNFSVLVKGLESWSHAGLTDYTIDEPRLRTAVNRSLQLYGNARITELRAAPWTEGADKSPKGTAAQDIGVPVMPFPQWLRCTACNLLAAIDTEAFAFINSNPRAPHEAKFVHDCKSGKPLAVAARFTLVCVGGHLDEFPYNPFVHSGTVCPRTARPLLRMKDHGGNQAANVTIECVACGAKRNIRDAMGERGRRNLPACRGRHPHRASYEHEGCAEEATLMVAGASNQWFPITLSALALPPARGEDIAELIEARWEELKGITSRAIYDVIAALPGYGYLKEHDPAAIVAAVEARHQGATGQGDQEAAAPVDLLGPEWAALASADVPTPTDDFTLAPVTVPPALTGLFSDVRQVERLREARALIGFTRLDAPDHEAPEIATPVTLSRTSQGWVPASEVRGEGIFLRVREDLLTEWAQRMKTSPQMAAHRKAFGQFRTNRRSDRSTGPFDAMSGWPGERYIALHTLSHLLIRTIALECGYSSASLAERIYAGDEADPRAGILIYTAVPDSEGTLGGLVSLADEPHFERIVRRALRDAARCSSDPLCAERLPHDTADYLHGAACHVCLFVSETTCERGNRFLDRRFLVPLGDGPDQVLTPRALRP; encoded by the coding sequence ATGAGCAGCGGCTACTTCCGCAGAGTCGGCGCGGCCCGGCCCAGTCACCTCATGTACACCGCGGGCGTGGGAGCCCTGATCGACCTGCCGAACTTCTCCGTACTGGTCAAGGGCCTCGAATCCTGGAGCCACGCGGGCCTCACGGACTACACCATCGACGAGCCCCGGCTGCGTACCGCGGTCAACCGCTCGCTCCAGCTCTACGGCAACGCGCGGATCACCGAGCTGCGCGCCGCCCCCTGGACCGAGGGCGCGGACAAGTCTCCCAAGGGGACGGCCGCGCAGGACATCGGGGTGCCGGTCATGCCGTTCCCCCAGTGGTTGCGGTGCACCGCCTGCAACCTCCTCGCCGCCATCGACACCGAGGCGTTCGCGTTCATCAACAGCAATCCACGCGCCCCGCACGAAGCGAAGTTCGTGCATGACTGCAAGTCCGGTAAACCGCTTGCCGTGGCGGCCCGCTTCACTCTGGTCTGTGTCGGCGGGCATCTCGACGAATTCCCCTACAACCCGTTCGTCCACAGCGGTACGGTCTGCCCCAGGACGGCCCGGCCGCTGCTGAGGATGAAGGACCACGGTGGCAATCAGGCCGCGAACGTGACCATCGAATGCGTTGCCTGCGGCGCGAAGCGCAATATCCGGGACGCGATGGGAGAGCGTGGCCGCCGTAATCTGCCCGCCTGCCGTGGCCGCCATCCGCACCGTGCCTCGTACGAGCACGAGGGGTGCGCCGAGGAAGCGACCCTCATGGTCGCCGGCGCGTCCAACCAGTGGTTCCCGATCACCCTGAGCGCCCTCGCGCTGCCGCCGGCCCGAGGCGAGGACATCGCCGAACTCATCGAAGCGCGCTGGGAGGAGCTGAAGGGCATCACCTCCCGGGCCATCTACGACGTGATCGCCGCGCTCCCCGGATACGGCTATCTCAAGGAGCACGACCCCGCCGCGATCGTCGCCGCCGTCGAGGCCCGGCACCAGGGGGCCACCGGGCAGGGCGACCAGGAGGCCGCCGCCCCCGTGGACCTCCTCGGCCCGGAGTGGGCCGCACTCGCGTCGGCCGATGTGCCCACGCCGACGGACGACTTCACCCTGGCCCCCGTCACCGTGCCCCCGGCACTGACGGGCCTTTTCTCGGACGTGCGTCAGGTGGAGCGGCTCCGTGAGGCACGCGCGCTGATCGGCTTCACCCGGCTCGACGCGCCCGACCACGAGGCTCCCGAGATCGCCACGCCGGTGACACTGTCCCGTACCTCGCAAGGCTGGGTACCGGCCAGTGAGGTACGCGGCGAAGGGATTTTTCTGCGGGTGCGGGAGGACCTGCTGACCGAGTGGGCGCAGCGCATGAAGACGTCTCCGCAGATGGCGGCACATCGCAAGGCGTTCGGCCAGTTCCGTACCAACCGCAGATCCGATCGCTCGACCGGCCCCTTCGACGCGATGAGTGGCTGGCCGGGCGAACGCTACATCGCCCTCCACACCCTCTCGCATCTGCTGATCCGCACGATCGCCCTCGAATGCGGCTACAGCTCGGCGAGCCTCGCCGAACGCATCTACGCGGGCGACGAGGCGGACCCGAGAGCCGGCATCCTGATCTACACGGCGGTCCCCGACTCGGAGGGCACCCTCGGCGGACTCGTCTCGCTCGCCGACGAACCCCACTTCGAACGCATTGTCCGCAGGGCACTCAGGGATGCGGCGCGCTGCTCCTCGGACCCGCTCTGCGCCGAACGGCTCCCGCACGACACCGCGGACTATCTGCACGGGGCTGCCTGCCATGTCTGTCTCTTCGTCTCCGAGACGACGTGCGAACGCGGAAACCGGTTCCTCGACCGCCGCTTTCTGGTGCCCCTCGGAGACGGCCCCGACCAGGTGCTGACTCCGCGGGCCCTGCGGCCGTGA